Genomic DNA from Solanum dulcamara chromosome 4, daSolDulc1.2, whole genome shotgun sequence:
CTTTGTGCAAAGCTTATTTCAGGGTTGGTATTCTTGGTTCTTCATCACTTTGACCATGTATGTCTTCAAAATTTATCCATACATGCACCCCAATAGCTGCATGTGGAAACACCCTTGATCACATATATTGCTTATTTGATATACATAACCTCAAGTTTCTCTGTTGGTCAGTTTATTGTTACTAAATATCACATTCCCAAGTACTGGGTTGCTTCTTTCAAACATACAAGTCGTGTCTTCCTCCCAAGTATTGCCTTGTAATTTTGGCCTAACGAAGTCATCTGATTTATACGTTTTAACAAGTTTGCAATACAGAATGTGAGGTTCCTAGCTAACTTCATCATGGAGGATGGAATTCTCATCAAAAGGAGCAAGGTTTGTAATCAAATCTATCGACTAATATAGGTGACGGAATACATGAAATGTACCTTATTCGTTGTTTTTGGTCATGTATAGACTGAAATTAGTGCCGAGGCTCAAAGAAAGAGTACCAGCGAGATCAAAACTTCTAGAGCTTTTGGTCTGATGCCATTCACCACCATGGGAACAAAGCATTTTGTGTTTGGCAGAACAACGGAGGACCTTGATGCAGATTATGAATATGAGATGTACGATCCCAATTTTGTCGATCGGGAACCTCTTTAAGCCTGAAAAGATACTATTTTCTTAGTTGACCATGGTTTGTCCTTGAGAACTGTATGTATTCTCAGCTAGTTATGGTTATGAAAAGATGTTCTGTTAGCTGAGATTTTGTTTCAAATTACATACTGTTTCAAAGAACTGCCTTACATAACACATAGGTTTCATTGTACATCAATGATTTAGCTGTTGGACTCCTTCTTTGGTGTTCATTTTTGTAAACCTATTAGCTCCAAAGTGTAATTTTTTGTAAACCTATTAGCTCGAAAGTGTAACTCCGATAAGTTGCATAAACAAATAAACAATGAATAGCAAATCATTTTGTTCAGTAATCACATGTTGCAAGTGAGATAGGATACTCTAATTTCATCCTTTCTCACAAGATGTAGAGCAGTTGGTATTAGGTAGATTGCTATACACCATGGGACCTGACTCATTAGCCTTGGACTGTGTCTTCTTCTCAACtgctcttcctttttttttttctgtttgaaGTGAGCAATTTCTCTATTTAAGGCCTCAACTTTCAGTATTAACTTCAAATACACAACTTTCTCATCAAGTTACGGTAGATATTGAATGGCTTCCTTCTACTTAGCTTCTTTCTGCATGATGCTACTGATCAAGTTTTCAGTAACATTTGCAAGTGGAAATGTTGTTTCAAACAAGTTGGAGGAAACATGCATTGATGGTGTAACCATCGCGTTAAGTTTTGGTTTGTACCTAAACAGCTGCCCAGAAGCTGAAGCTATCATCTTTTCATGGGTGGAAAGTGCAGTATCACAAGACCCCAGAATGGCTGCTTCCTTGCTTCGTCTTCATTTCCACGACTGTTTCGTTAATGCAAGTCCCACATTTTTTCTTCTGTCTGTTTTTGTGTGTGAATATTTTCTCTGTTTAATATTTATGCTAAAAGTATTTCAGGGATGTGATGCATCAGTACTACTGGACGATACCCCTAATTTTAGCGGAGAGAAAACAGCTGCACCAAACTTGAACTCATTAAGGGGTTTTGAAGTAATTGATTCCATCAAAGCTGATCTAGAATATGCTTGTCCCCAGACTGTAACTTGTGCTGATATTCTTGCTATTGCTGCTAGAGATTCTGTTGTCCTGGTATATATCTATCCTTTTGCttttaaaatgacttaagcGTTAAAAATAATGTTTGGAATTTTCCAGTAATGCATGCATGTATTGCAGTCAGGAGGCTTGGGGTGGGAAGTGCAAATGGGAAGAAAGGATAGTTTAACAGCAAGCAAAACAGCAGCAAATAACAATATCCCAGGACCAAACTCAAATGTAGCCACTCTTGTTTCCAACTTTCAAAATCTTGGGCTTTCTCTTCAAGACATGGTCACTCTGTCAGGTGCACATACTATTGGGAAGGCCAGATGTGCTACATTTAGCTCCAGGCTAAATAACAATAATGTGGGTATTAGCAATTCAGACATGAACTTGGATTTCTTGCAGTCACTGCAACAACTGTGCTCAGCTAACAATAACACCACACTAGCAAATCTTGATGACATGACCCCATCAACGTTCGACAATCACTACTACGTTAATCTTCTCTCAGGAAAAGGCTTGCTTGTTTCTGATCAAGTCCTAGCAACTGGAGATGATGACAACACTAGAGAAATTGTGCAGAATTATGTGGACGATCCATCTGCattttttgaggattttaagAACTCCATGATCAAAATGGGAAGCTTACCACCACCAACTGGAACAAATGGCGAAATCCGTGTTAACTGTAGGGTGGTTAAtcaatttaattattaattaaagttGGACGTACCCACAGTGGCCTAATTTGTAACGTCACCATTACTATTGATATCATTCTATATATGCTATGCCTATGCGtgttaatttcttctttttaacaCTATATATGTTGATTTAAATTTTGAGATGCGTTAACAAATAGTTGGATGATTATTTATTAGTTCCATGGAACACGTACAACTTATATAGTTCCACGGAACATGTACAATTTATGTCAAAGTTGTAGATCGAGGACCATTGCCTCGACCCAAACTAGAGTCGCGTGACTAAACTATTCCCGTCAATCTAATTACCGAAGTAAGAGTCTGTTTGGATTGTCTTATAAAAGTAACTTTtaaggcaaaaagaaaaaagtagggGGACAATCTTTTAACTTTTGACttctttttgtaaattttaacttattttaaatatttttttatttgacaaacactttcaaaaattaaaaaataacttaaaacatgatttgactaacttttaagtcaatccaaacagactTTATAGACGTGTATTCTGAAATACGAAAAAAGAAACTGAAATAAAGGATTGTTGGAAATAGCAATTGGGCCAGTTCCATTCACAAGGAGTGCTAATTAATTTGTTTGTTCATTAGTTGTCCTCCTAATAAATCCTAGTCTATAATGTATAAATACATCATTATGGTTGTTGGAAAAAAGATGGTTTTCCCACCATAATATATATGAAGGCTAGGGTTTAGCTATTTAAGAGAGAATATACTCTGGATCACTTAGGATATTTAGGTCCTAGACAAAGAGAAATTATTTATTACGTGAGTATTTTCGACGATCGGTGATATATATTGTAGTTGTGATAGAGCTTTCGCTACAGAGAAACTCATAGGTCTCCTAAACTAGTAGTTATGATTCAATAGTGCATTGGTATCAGAGACGTAGACTCGTGTTTCGATCGTAGACATGTTTTGTATGCAATCcatgaaaaatagagttttttgaGTAATCATCAATCTTAATTGcaatatttcaaatttgaatctaCCTAGTTTTGCATGAAACCTTAGGAATTTTGTAGATCTCGTTGAGAGCTTTCcaacaaaatatatatcataaaaatTGGCCTTCTAGTTTTTTG
This window encodes:
- the LOC129887390 gene encoding peroxidase 40, whose product is MASFYLASFCMMLLIKFSVTFASGNVVSNKLEETCIDGVTIALSFGLYLNSCPEAEAIIFSWVESAVSQDPRMAASLLRLHFHDCFVNGCDASVLLDDTPNFSGEKTAAPNLNSLRGFEVIDSIKADLEYACPQTVTCADILAIAARDSVVLSGGLGWEVQMGRKDSLTASKTAANNNIPGPNSNVATLVSNFQNLGLSLQDMVTLSGAHTIGKARCATFSSRLNNNNVGISNSDMNLDFLQSLQQLCSANNNTTLANLDDMTPSTFDNHYYVNLLSGKGLLVSDQVLATGDDDNTREIVQNYVDDPSAFFEDFKNSMIKMGSLPPPTGTNGEIRVNCRVVNQFNY